The Hemicordylus capensis ecotype Gifberg chromosome 6, rHemCap1.1.pri, whole genome shotgun sequence genome window below encodes:
- the CROT gene encoding peroxisomal carnitine O-octanoyltransferase isoform X4, which yields MVGPAMAAAALNRLLSTLGGKRLRQWSQQYWIKIMENQVSDSSEEHTFQYQNSLPSLPVPALDESLKKYLDSVRPFLNQEEYKKTEDIVKKFENGIGKQLHQKLIERAKVKRNWLEEWWLNVAYLNARIPTQIYYNFGGPGPYLEHYWPVKEGTQIERGCMSVWHTLKFWELMRTEKLPVHKSGNMPLDMDQFRMLFCTCKIPGITQDSIVNYFRTESEGECPSHLVVLCRGRIFEFDAVHDGHMLSPPEIFRQLAYIQTRCQHEPEGPGLAALTSEERTQWAKTRDYLINLDPRNLSLLEKIQSSLFVICLDESSPQATPEDYTEITKLTLTGDPTIRWGDKSYNCIAFSNGALGSNCDHSPFDAMVLVVLCSYIDVKVVESEGRWKGSDKVRDIPWPEELVFKLNQKVLNDIANAKEKYNQKVSDLQVVNYAFTSFGKALIKKKQLHPDTFVQLGLQLAYYKIHGR from the exons ATCAAGATCATGGAAAACCAAGTGAGTGATTCTTCTGAAGAACATACGTTTCAGTATCAGAATTCTCTTCCTTCGTTGCCAGTTCCTGCTCTTGATGAATCTTTAAAGAAATACCTCGATTCAG TGAGACCTTTCCTAAATCAAGAAGAATATAAAAAAACTGAGGACATAGTGAAAAAATTTGAGAATGGGATTGGGAAGCAGCTGCATCAAAAATTAATTGAAAGAGCGAAAGTGAAGAGGAATTGG CTGGAggaatggtggctgaatgtggcctaTCTTAATGCCCGTATTCCAACACAAATCTATTATAATTTTGGAGGGCCGGGCCCTTACCTTGAACACTACTGGCCAGTGAAAGAAGGGACTCAAATAGAAAGAGGATGCATGAGTGTGTGGCATACCTTGAAATTCTGGGAACTAATGAGAAC GGAAAAGTTGCCTGTACATAAATCTGGTAATATGCCTCTGGACATGGATCAGTTTCGCATGCTGTTTTGCACTTGCAAGATTCCAGGAATTACACAAGATTCAATTGTCAATTATTTCAGGacag AGAGTGAAGGTGAATGTCCATCTCATTTGGTAGTGTTGTGTCGAGGTCGAATTTTTGAATTTGATGCAGTGCATGATGGTCATATGCTGAGTCCACCAGAGATTTTCAG GCAACTTGCATACATTCAAACGAGGTGTCAGCATGAGCCGGAGGGGCCAGGACTGGCTGCCTTAACATCTGAAGAGAGAACTCAGTGGGCAAAG ACACGTGACTATCTTATTAACCTTGATCCCAGGAACCTGTCCTTGTTGGAAAAAATACAGAGTAGCTTGTTTGTAATCTGCCTAGATGAATCAAGTCCTCAAGCTACACCTGAGGATTATACAGAG ATCACCAAGTTGACACTAACGGGAGATCCAACGATACGCTGGGGAGACAAATCATACAACTGCATTGCATTCTCAAATGGAGCACTTGGCTCCAACTGTGAT CATTCTCCTTTTGATGCCATGGTTTTGGTAGTCCTCTGTTCTTACATTGATGTCAAAGTCGTTGAATCAGAGGGGAGATGGAAG GGATCAGACAAAGTCCGGGATATCCCCTGGCCAGAGGAACTTGTTTTCAAATTGAATCAGAAAGTGCTAAATGACATAGCTAATGCTAAGGAAAAGTATAACCAGAAG gtaTCTGATTTACAAGTGGTGAATTATGCCTTCACATCTTTTGGTAAAGCACTGATCAAGAAGAAGCAGCTTCATCCAGATACATTTGTTCAGCTTGGTCTCCAGTTGGCTTATTATAAAATTCATGGACGGTAA